A single genomic interval of Capricornis sumatraensis isolate serow.1 unplaced genomic scaffold, serow.2 scaffold52, whole genome shotgun sequence harbors:
- the LOC138072479 gene encoding melanoma-associated antigen B2-like: MPRGQKSKHRAREKRRQARAETQGLHDQATTSGGEETTSSSPPDSESGPSSSSAAGTSKGPQGAQGTTSAAAGAIHKRSGVGRTARSRSGVGHAARSRSGVGAEGQVQEGENSSQASAAAESSHTDLLTWKAEVLVQYMLCKYTMRALIKRSEMLKAVTRRYREQFPEILSRASERMELVFGLVLKEVRPNSHCYTLVSNLDLSDSESMRGDWGLPKNGLLMPLLGVIYLNGNHAPEEKIWKFLNMLGIYDGRSHFIFGEPRKLITEDLVREGYLEYRQVPGSDPPRYEFLWGPKLLTETSKMKVLQFLAKVKDSGHTAFLPQYEEAWREEVESTGDRGAAKAGPSASLRPGTSASAAAGPAASTKPGTAASAAAGPSALTKPGIAASAAAGPSASTKPGIAASAAAGPSASTKPGIAASLLLALLLRPSLALLPQLLLALLLQPGLALHPQPLLALLLQPGLALHPQLLLGLQLWPLRAPGPNPASHLAPSVV; the protein is encoded by the exons ATGCCTCGTGGGCAGAAGAGTAAGCACCGTGCTCGTGAGAAACGTCGCCAGGCCCGGGCTGAGACCCAGGGTCTTCATGATCAGGCTACCACATCTGGGGGAGAAGagaccacctcctcctcccctcctgattCAGAGAGCGGTCCCTCAAGCTCGTCTGCTGCTGGCACCTCCAAGGGGCCTCAGGGAGCCCAAGGCACCACCAGCGCTGCTGCAGGTGCTATACACAAAAGATCTGGTGTCGGGCGCACAGCACGCTCGAGATCTGGTGTCGGGCACGCAGCACGCTCGAGATCTGGTGTAGGGGCCGAGGGCCAAGTTCAGGAAGGGGAAAATTCCTCCCAGGCCTCAGCTGCTGCTGAGAGCTCTCATACAGATCTTCTGACCTGGAAGGCAGAGGTGTTGGTGCAGTACATGCTGTGTAAGTATACGATGAGGGCGCTCATTAAGAGGTCTGAAATGCTGAAGGCAGTCACTAGAAGGTACAGGGAACAATTCCCTGAGATCCTTAGCCGGGCCTCTGAGCGCATGGAGCTGGTGTTTGGCCTGGTGCTGAAGGAAGTCAGGCCCAACAGTCACTGCTATACCCTGGTGAGCAACCTAGATCTCAGCGACAGTGAGTCTATGAGAGGTGACTGGGGGCTGCCGAAGAATGGTCTTCTGATGCCTCTGCTGGGTGTCATCTACCTGAATGGCAACCACGCCCCTGAggagaagatctggaagttcctgaATATGCTGGGCATCTATGATGGGAGAAGTCACTTCATCTTTGGAGAGCCCAGGAAGCTCATCACAGAAGATCTGGTGCGGGAAGGGTATCTGGAGTACCGCCAGGTGCCCGGCAGCGATCCCCctcgctatgagttcctgtggggtcctaAATTGCTCACAGAAACCAGCAAGATGAAAGTCCTGCAGTTTTTGGCCAAGGTCAAGGATTCGGGTCATACTGCCTTCCTGCCACAGTATGAGGAGGCTTGGAGAGAGGAGGTAGAGAGCACCGGAGACAGAGGTGCAGCCAAGGCTGGCCCTTCTGCCTCACTCAGGCCTGGCACTTCTGCCTCAGCCGCTGCTGGCCCTGCTGCTTCGACCAAGCCTGGCACTGCTGCCTCAGccgctgctggcccttctgctttgaccaagcctggcattgctgcctcagccgctgctggcccttctgcttcgaccaagcctggcattgctgcctcagccgctgctggcccttctgcttcgaccaagcctggcattgctgcctca ctgctgctggcccttctgcttcgaccaagcctggcattgctgcctcagctgctgctggcccttctgcttcaGCCAGGCCTGGCACTGCACCCTCAGCCACTGCTCGCCCTTCTGCTTCAGCCCGGCCTGGCACTGCACCCTCAGCTGCTGCTGGGCCTTCAGCTTTGGCCACTGCGCGCCCCAGGGCCAAATCCAGCCTCTCATCTCGCCCCTAGTGTGGTCTGA